The following proteins come from a genomic window of Streptomyces liliiviolaceus:
- a CDS encoding cysteine hydrolase family protein, which yields MNRALIVIDVQESFRARPLWATISDPKIADQVNRLVRLAREAGDLVVWVLHCEPGSGDVFDPALGHVRLMDELERAEGEPLVHKTSHNAFTTTNLQQILTERGVRELVVCGIRTEQCVETTTRVASDLGYQVTFVTDATATNPIPHRDAPDDQSVADLLADPRTLSADEVVRRTEYALAGRFATIATVDALEAAAEHRA from the coding sequence ATGAACCGCGCACTGATCGTCATCGATGTCCAGGAATCCTTCCGTGCCCGTCCGCTGTGGGCGACGATCTCCGACCCGAAGATCGCCGATCAGGTGAACCGGCTGGTCCGGCTCGCCCGCGAGGCCGGGGACCTCGTGGTGTGGGTGCTGCACTGCGAGCCCGGCAGCGGCGATGTCTTCGACCCGGCCCTCGGCCATGTCCGGCTCATGGACGAACTGGAGCGGGCGGAGGGTGAGCCGCTGGTCCACAAGACCTCGCACAACGCCTTCACCACGACCAACCTCCAGCAGATACTCACCGAACGCGGTGTCCGCGAACTCGTCGTCTGCGGCATCCGTACCGAGCAGTGCGTGGAGACCACCACACGCGTCGCGAGCGACCTCGGCTACCAGGTCACGTTCGTCACCGACGCGACCGCGACGAACCCCATCCCGCACCGTGACGCTCCCGACGACCAGAGCGTGGCCGACCTGCTGGCCGACCCTCGTACGCTCTCCGCCGACGAGGTCGTCCGGCGCACCGAGTACGCGCTCGCCGGACGGTTCGCCACCATCGCGACGGTCGACGCGCTGGAGGCCGCGGCGGAACATCGGGCATGA
- a CDS encoding RBBP9/YdeN family alpha/beta hydrolase encodes MVSYVIIPGIDGSDERHWQSLWEKRWGGSAVRIAPASWSNPELSDWLDSLQRAYESVAHHDSEVVLVAHSLGCWTAAEWLDRVRPAGVAAFLVAPPNTRAASFPSRAAASFVDVTARPLPCRSLLVASDDDPYCDPTASAAFARAWQARPHFVENRGHINSASGLGDWPAGRELLRALVDESTA; translated from the coding sequence ATGGTCTCGTACGTCATCATCCCCGGGATCGACGGTTCGGACGAGCGGCACTGGCAGAGCCTTTGGGAGAAGCGGTGGGGCGGCTCCGCGGTCCGCATCGCACCGGCCTCGTGGAGCAACCCCGAGCTGTCGGACTGGCTCGACTCGCTCCAGAGGGCCTACGAGTCCGTCGCACACCACGACAGCGAGGTCGTGCTGGTGGCTCACAGCCTCGGCTGCTGGACGGCCGCGGAGTGGCTGGACCGGGTGCGGCCCGCCGGGGTCGCGGCGTTCCTGGTCGCGCCGCCGAACACCCGCGCCGCGTCGTTCCCGAGCCGGGCGGCGGCCTCGTTCGTGGACGTGACCGCCCGCCCGCTGCCGTGCCGGAGTCTGCTGGTGGCGAGCGACGACGACCCGTACTGCGATCCGACGGCGTCCGCCGCCTTCGCGCGCGCGTGGCAGGCACGACCGCACTTCGTCGAGAACCGCGGCCACATCAATTCGGCAAGCGGTCTCGGCGACTGGCCGGCCGGGCGGGAACTCCTGCGCGCGCTCGTCGACGAATCGACGGCGTAG